ATGTAGATagattatattgcattttaagatGCTCATAATCAGATTGCCGATTACATTAGTTCGATGACCTGTGCACAGCACTTTCGGTGATCTTTTACTTTCTTATTCTTACAGGTAATGCCTTTGTGGTGAGTTTGGCAATAGCAGATCTGGTGGTGGCCATCTACCCCTACCCGCTCGTCCTGACCGCCATCTTCCACGACCGCTGGATCGCCGGTGATATTCACTGTCAAATCAGCGGCTTCCTCATGGGGCTCAGTGTGATCGGCTCTATTTTCAACATCACGGGCATCGCCATCAACCGCTACTGCTACATCTGCCACAGCCTTAAATACGACAAGCTCTTCTCCAACAAGAACACGGTGTGCTACGTGGTCCTGGTCTGGGCGCTGACCATCCTGGCCATCGTCCCAAACTGGTTTGTGGAGTCTCTGCAGTACGACCCGCGTGTCTACTCGTGCACCTTCGCCCAGTCGGTGAGCTCGCTCTACACCATCACGGTGGTGGTGGTGCACTTCATCCTGCCCATCGGCATCGTCACGTACTGCTACCTGCGCATCTGGATCCTCGTCATACAGGTGCGCAGACGGGTCAAACCCGACAGTCGGCCCAAGATCAAGCCTCATGACTTCCGGAACTTTCTCACCATGTTCGTGGTGTTTGTGCTGTTCGCCGTCTGCTGGGCTCCGCTGAACTTCATAGGCCTGGCGGTGGCGATACACCCCAGACTGGGCCAAGCCATACCCGAGTGGCTCTTCACAGCCAGCTACTTCATGGCATACTTCAACAGCTGCCTCAATGGCGTTATATACGGAGTGCTAAACCACAACTTTCGGAAAGAGTATAAAAGGATTATACTTGCTATTTTCAAGTTTAATTGTTGAGTTTTCACTATGAGACGAGCACTGTGTATTTCCAAGTTATTGACTTGCATCTTTTGTGATTCgaatgtttttattgctttgcaTTTTGTTATACCAAATATGGACATATTTTGAGTCCCTGTATTTGCATCCTACAATTTGCACAAAATGGTACGCGTTTGAACTTTAGTTCCTTGTTTACATTATCATCTACACAACATGTCCTTAtgtagaattttaatttttgcattttaattgtggATGATCCCAATGCTAATCAAAACCCTTGATAATGTCTATctgaaacacaatttttttatttaaccaaaatTACTAGATTGTGTTCAATATTCAACCGTCTAAAAATGTAGTGtttaaatgtccaaaaatattttctcaaatgaaattgcttttaaatgtgatttttaatatatatttagcattatttgGCTATTTATGGTGtctcatttttgttaaatacttgggagaaaaaaatatgaaaaaaataatgaatgtttgaATTACTAATGGAGCATATAGAGTCGGTGAgagttttttttagattataataAGATGATTAACTACATAAAATTTTAATCTCAAGTCAATTAACTcaattacattgaaaaaaaagtatatctatgttacaatttaattaaagtcAGCATATCTTAATGAGGATGTAAGATAGGAGATTTTGATAGATTCCATATATGAGCATATTTTTGCTGAGCTAAATGAATTTACTCTATTATCTGATACCTCAATTGCAAAAAAGAATGTATGATTtactttatgaattattttacactaatgtattaatatcaatattataGCTTGTTTAGGAAATGGACCATAAGTTGAGAGTTACAGCAGTTAAAAAGTCCATTAGATTTATGATCTagaatgttgcaaaaaaaacaaaacaaaaaaaaatgcatagaaatatgtttttttttcttcatgagCGTTTCAGTGGAAAGCACTTCCATGTATCCTACAAATActtgttttgtgtgtaaagGTGGAAATCAAAAAGTGTAATACTGTGTTATTTGAAATCTCTACTGCACATTTtctgatcaaatatttattaaacaatcatatttttatatgtaaacattCCTATGAATGCATCCGAGTGCTGCGTTCATGTTTAATAGTAAGATGTCTCAATAAAATTTAATCACTGTGCAACGTGTTGACATATTCACTCCTCCGTGGGAAAATGAAGGGGTGTGTTCCTCAtaaatttaaagaattaaaataaaattctgacaTGCGGTTGTATTGATAGAGCACACGTTTGACAAGACGTATGTTGTTTTCAGCGCCTCGAGTGttttacaaacaataaatacaagtCTAGAAACCCACGTTTGCCCGGGGCACTTCTCTTCATGGTGTGCTGCCAGTCATCATTATCCATTCAGAGCAGGTCCAGCTGAAGAAGAAGTATAGATCTCTGACAGGGAGCTTTGTGGGTCAGTGAGGACAAATAGCTTGTAGATGGTGGACTTATGCCTCAGGGTTTGAGACGAAAACAGGAAAACGTCACGCAGATGCTGAGACTCACATTCAGCCCAAATCACGGTATATTTTACTGGTCTCTCTTTATACGAGGTGGCATTAGCTACCGCACacgtgcataaaaaaataagtacaacgTCCATGTTGTGCTTATATATTGCAGAACTGTTGATATTGGGATAGGGGTTTATTAAAGGTGGATTTAGgcgtaattaattacagattacatgcaggtatttgtaaataatgtaaaatacttttatcaTTGTACGTAGATCTTATTTACAGTGATGTGACCTATGGGTCAGGGCATTTCACtggaatattaaatataaaaaacatcttAGAAATAATATTAGTGACTGGGGTTTTCAAAATTGCTTCAAGCGGTGATTTCTGCTCAAGCGTACAAACCACTAAAGTCACGTGATCTCAGTAAATGAGGCTTCGTTATGCCataattgttttgaaatgacCATTTTTAGGAATGAACCGGTTTTACCTGATCTCGGATTAAATTTGATGATTGTTTTAGAAGATCCGCAggactcaaaaatgaaaaaaagttaagttaGTCATCTCAACGGTCTGATCGAAATAGCATCATGCGTATTAACATACAGACACTTCGTATTCGTGTAATTAATCTTAGCAGGCTACGCTTTCAACAAAACGTTTGCAACTGTTTCGAAAATGGTGCATTTTGGTTGCATTTCTACTGACCATCGCCAGTTGGTCGTCGAGCTTCGAAACAAGTTTCTCCCATCATGATATGCATCGCAAGTTTGATTGGATATCATTTCTTAATACGAGGTTCTCGAAAACCCTGCCAATGACGTCCTTCAGCAGTCAGATATCCAAATACTCAACTAATATACTGTACTGCGTATTAGCGCACTCGTTCAGATAAGTGCACTACTTTTATGCCTCTTTCGTATCACTGTAGTCAAAAAGACCTCAAAAAGAGGAACTGACTATCAATATTACTGACATTATTGCAGTGAAAGTCAAATGCGTTGTACACCACACTAGACTCTTATTTTCTGCAATTGTAATTCGCTCAATTATGCAGCAATAAACTCCAAAGCTACACACATGTTAGGAATATGACAAGCGACTCATCAAGAAGAGTTTCAGAAATCCTTCGAGCTAGAACGGGAGCGATAAAGGCATAGTAAAacaacttattttatttgttacttaTTAACTCTCGTCTTTAGCCGGTAGACCGTGCAACTTTCTCATGAGTCACGACACGCTTCACATTTGTTGACGTCAAAAGCAGAGTCAAAACTCACAAATTCATCCGTCTCTCGGTAGATGCCAGCCAAATTACACAGACGCCAGCGTGGCCGGTCATGCCATCCTCTCATCCATGAACACAAACTGCACCAGGTAAAAGACAACACCACCTAGACTATATTAAATCCAGCTTCACCCGCTGAGGGTATAAATATAGTTTGTGCCCACCGCAATATGTTCTGTGTGATGAATCTCTGCCTGCCGAAAGCATGAAACCATGAaattacacaataaaacatttctctgtTGGGTCTCCGCTTGGCGTTCAACGTAAAAGTTGGCTTTGGAAGATAAATCAGCTGATAACGTGACACCTCGAATAACATGCACTGCCGTATGGAACAATTATCAAAAATACGAATACTTTAAAACTCAGAGGAACGCTTTTTCCCATAAGCCTGTGCATTGCAATCGACAGCATGCCGCAGATGCCGTCCGTAGAGCATAACCTGTGCTGAACTGGGAAGATTTCTGTATTTCTGCCTTGATGCAAGTCAGATATTACTTGACCTTCATTACATCCGAGAAACCGCTGGACAGTGGgagttattttgttgttttgaaaaaaagaaagaaaagagcagCCGAAGACAATCGAGGCCCCAAACTACATAATAGACCGTGGTCAAAACTTGACTTTAGCCCACACTGTATTTTTTCCTTATAAATAATGACAGCCTACCATGGCAATTTCTTTTTGATCCGTCTGAGTACAAAACACTCTTACTGCAATCTCTGACACGGTATTGCGGATGTCGGCTTTTACCACGCCAACCAATCAAAGGCTTCGCCATGATGCAACTTCAATGAAACAGTTGTAGATTACAAATCAACATTCTCAGCTCGTTCATTTAAGCAGAGGTCAAATTAGAAGAAAGGTAATAAAAGCGAGATGCGTGAATAATCGAAGCTGTATTTCATACAAATTGTCTATAAAAGTCGGCAGAAGGCAAACACcgctatcacagctatgctgataTCCGGTGATGAAATTTTTCCAATTAATTTTTCCCCACAAAAAGCTATATTCTGTTGGTAGCGCTAGATAGATAACTGGCCAATTGTGAACGGTCTTAATCTGAATTGTGACGAAAACGATAGTTTGCAACGTAATCCATTTTTGATTGATCTTTTTAAACTCaagtttttaacaaaatgttggCTCCAGCCACTTTTACACAACTGCCAACTATTATGgtgtaacaaaaaaacaacaacatcaaaataTAACATCAGCCGAGACAGGAACGCCTTCGCTTTTAACAATGCTAAATCTTTTACAAGTACACTTGCGGCATGCGGACAGTAGTTTTATAACAAAAAGACAACACGAGGAAGAGGCAGTGACATCAAGACAGGCTCTCTGGTTTTTAATTCAAACACAGCGCACATAGCAGCTCTCAAGGCCTGCTGTTTTACATGAACTGGAAAGACACAATGACGCAACTCAACAGGTGGACCTTGAAAACCTCACGTTGATCAACAAGTAAGTGAGCTAGTAATATGTACAATCATAAGCAACGTGTCTGTTTGTGGACTCGCACCTTCTCGtatttaatccattttaaagtattaaatatacGTTTGTTTTCAACAAGGTGAGCATGAATAAACGACCTAGAGAATATATACAACAAGGCAAAAATCCGTAAAATCACAAAGTCAAAACTACAGCAACACTGCAATTACAAAAGCAGCAGTTGAGTGCAacttaaaaatgactgtaaatgatatatgtataaaaaaatttgttaatAACCAGTTAATAACTTTGGCACTGcaaacaaatttatatatatatatatatatatatatatatatatatatatatatatatatatatatatatatacacacatatacatatacatatatatatatatatatatatatatatatatatatatatatatatatatatatatatatatatatatatatatacatacacacacattataaatatatatatatatatatatagcgattttataaaaaaaaaaaaaaaaaaagcaaaaacaaccaGTTAATAACTTTGGCACTGcaaacaaatttatatatatataacgattttataaaaaaaaaatttttttaataatttaaaaattcaagTACTTCAGTAAAAAGTGTTTAACACAAcagtatacatatttaaaaatttatgttCAATAAACATGAGATCTGGAGCCcgttttaaaacaataaacaattatatattgcAATCTGGAAGGAAATCTGGCAATATGCAGGTACTGAAAAAACTACAGCTGGTAGATAATAATGCAGTAAtcatgaaaaaactaaatcaagtTATATCAACATTTCTCTGCAAGATGACTCAACTGACGGCACCTGTTGATTATAAAAGACTGTGTGATGTGTGAGAcggcacaaaacaaaaataaaccaataaaaccttactttcaaatgcaaatcaattttaaaaaactagACAGAGCAGATAAAATTGTTGAAAGACCACTGATCTGACTAATGTTTTGATTGGTTGAGACTGAGAGGTACCGGCATTGTGTAATTGtgcaaacagaaaacattctgtACTCCGAATGGATTTCCACATATTTACAATCAAGTCTAGGTCGAGTCTGTGTGTAATATGCAGAAGTAAATAACTCGCTTTTTGAGccctaaaaatacaaaaacgtcGTTGCAAGCAGAAAGTATCTGTTCATGTACAACTGCAGCTACTCGTAACGAGTAAACACACGTGAACCGGTTGAGTTTAGATGAATGTGCAAGGAATCAGCGAAACACTGTAAACAAGTAAGCATGAGCCATATAGATATTATACTGTTAATATTCACCGTATAATTGGGATAAAAGGCAGTTCGACCCAAAAGATTTAGTGAAAACGAGTTCTTTGAAGCCAGAGTAACTTGGGAACGCGATATGAAGAGACTTGCgtcaaaagcacataaaaaatcCATGAGCCATCTACGGACGTTGAGAAAGAAGAATCCCGAGTGAAACTGAGGAGAAATCAAAAGGAGCGTgtagtgagtaaatgattcagcGGCTCTGCGCGGCCTACATTAAACCGGCGTTCACAGCATCTGCAGGTGAGTGCTGTTGTGCCTGCTGCCGTTCCTTCTCACAATCTCCTGGATGGAGATGTACGTCCCTGCCACGAAGCCCACGAAGCCGATGAGACTGATGCCGATGTCCTTCGCCATCACCCACAGCTTCATGTCTTCGTTATGGAAGGTGAGGATCTGCAGCAGGGGAGGGATGATGAGGGCCAGAGCGCTGCTGCTCACGGAGCCCACCAGAGAGATGACCAGGTCAAGCTCCGGGATCAATATGGCCAGAGCACCTGTGGTGAGACAGCAGAGGAACATCACGTTAAACTGCAAGGCCGTTTCCGGCTGTTCGCATTGTACCTCGATGGAGACGACTGCATGAAGTATAGACGTCTCATACTATGACCATAGTGAAAAATAagtatacttaaatgtatacatatgtgtacacacacacacacacacatatacacacatatatatatatatatatatatatatatatatatatatatatatatatatatatatatatatatatatatacacacatataaatatatatatatatatatatatatacacacatatatatatatatatatatatatatatatatatatatatatatatatatatatatatatacacatatataaatatatatatatatatatatatatacacacatatacatatatatatatatatacacacacacacacacacacacatatatatatatatatatacacacacacacatatatatatatacacatatacacatatatacatatatatataaacaaattattgaaCACAGCTgatgtatatttattcatttttatgtaatgtatcCTATAAATGTTATGTAGTTCTGCTCCCTGCTGTGTTTGTTGtcttctgcctttttttttttttttttttgcagcgtgCATGGAAGGTTGTACCAAT
The genomic region above belongs to Puntigrus tetrazona isolate hp1 chromosome 14, ASM1883169v1, whole genome shotgun sequence and contains:
- the mtnr1al gene encoding melatonin receptor type 1A-like — encoded protein: MRGGPEPSPLSGDDELRMVEGTDAPLRNISTGNRDSKYLSFPWVVTLLSSVLITTIIVDVLGNLLVIVSVFRNRKLRKAGNAFVVSLAIADLVVAIYPYPLVLTAIFHDRWIAGDIHCQISGFLMGLSVIGSIFNITGIAINRYCYICHSLKYDKLFSNKNTVCYVVLVWALTILAIVPNWFVESLQYDPRVYSCTFAQSVSSLYTITVVVVHFILPIGIVTYCYLRIWILVIQVRRRVKPDSRPKIKPHDFRNFLTMFVVFVLFAVCWAPLNFIGLAVAIHPRLGQAIPEWLFTASYFMAYFNSCLNGVIYGVLNHNFRKEYKRIILAIFKFNC